The proteins below come from a single Candidatus Flexicrinis affinis genomic window:
- a CDS encoding DUF4926 domain-containing protein — MINEYDVVVVTDDLDEFDIRAGDIATVVDLNPDHEYALIEVFSATGATIGVYPVALSAIRPLQPTDIPSVRLASSGKA, encoded by the coding sequence ATGATAAACGAGTACGATGTCGTAGTCGTGACCGACGACCTAGACGAGTTCGATATCAGGGCAGGCGATATTGCTACTGTGGTCGATCTGAACCCGGACCACGAGTATGCGTTGATTGAAGTCTTCAGCGCAACAGGCGCGACGATCGGTGTATATCCGGTCGCTTTGAGTGCGATTCGACCGCTCCAACCCACCGACATTCCGAGTGTCAGACTGGCATCATCCGGGAAAGCATAA